The following are encoded in a window of Sminthopsis crassicaudata isolate SCR6 chromosome 5, ASM4859323v1, whole genome shotgun sequence genomic DNA:
- the CXCR6 gene encoding C-X-C chemokine receptor type 6 has protein sequence MEEEYEYDPDIWKSADNISKEENENFLKFRNIFLPCIYLLVFCFGLVGNSLVLAVYIFCQKTKSLTDQFLLNLPIADFLFICTLPFWVYTILHEWVFGEVMCRVVLGMYTLNFYTSMLFLTCITIDRFVAVVQATKTHNYQAQRMTVGKIIYIIIWVVSFLVAIPQFMYAKVSQNDNQVCHYEAASISTVVLSSQMTIGFFLPLVAMIICYSVIVKTLIHARSFQKHKSLKIIFLVVTVFIVTQLPFNLLKLIRTTSWEYDTEPGFLYALVITEAIAYLRVCLNPVLYAFVGVKFRKDFWKLMKVLKCPHAAGKISQYQSSNDTSKSFSASNAQATSMYQL, from the coding sequence ATGGAAGAAGAATATGAATATGATCCTGATATCTGGAAATCAGCTGACAATATCAGCAAGGAGGAGAATgagaattttctgaaattcaGGAATATTTTCCTACCCTGCATATATTTGCTGGTGTTCTGCTTTGGCTTGGTAGGGAACAGTCTGGTGCTGGCGGTCTATATTTTTTGCCAGAAGACAAAGAGTCTGACTGACCAGTTTCTTCTGAACTTGCCCATCGCtgatttcttgtttatttgtaCCCTGCCATTCTGGGTTTATACCATCCTCCATGAGTGGGTCTTTGGGGAAGTCATGTGCAGGGTTGTCCTGGGGATGTACACCTTAAATTTCTACACATCCATGTTGTTCCTCACTTGCATCACCATTGACCGGTTTGTGGCAGTCGTTCAGGCCACCAAGACTCACAACTATCAAGCCCAGAGGATGACTGTGGGAAAGATTATCTATATCATCATTTGGGTGGTCTCTTTCCTGGTTGCCATCCCACAGTTCATGTACGCCAAAGTTTCTCAAAATGACAATCAGGTTTGTCACTATGAAGCAGCAAGCATTTCTACCGTGGTGCTCTCCTCTCAAATGACCATTGGGTTTTTTCTGCCTCTAGTAGCCATGATCATCTGCTACTCAGTCATTGTCAAGACCCTGATCCATGCCAGGAGTTTCCAGAAGCACAAGTCCTTAAAGATTATCTTCTTAGTGGTCACAGTGTTCATTGTCACCCAACTGCCTTTCAATCTCCTCAAGCTTATCCGTACCACAAGTTGGGAGTATGACACAGAGCCTGGCTTCCTCTATGCCCTCGTGATAACCGAGGCCATTGCTTATCTCCGGGTCTGTCTCAACCCCGTGCTGTATGCCTTTGTTGGGGTGAAATTCAGAAAGGACTTTTGGAAACTCATGAAGGTTCTCAAGTGCCCCCACGCCGCAGGGAAAATAAGCCAGTATCAGTCCAGCAATGACACCTCCAAGAGTTTTTCTGCTTCCAATGCTCAGGCCACCAGCATGTACCAACTGTAA